One region of Sphingomonas kaistensis genomic DNA includes:
- a CDS encoding response regulator, protein MASALVPLVLFAIFQVGFAAREQRRTVEASALSVADKLILAADVETVRYGALLDALATSRALRERNWDRLAQRFGEFQALNPDLRGIAVEDSAGAGVASIGLPIVRSLSVADGTPNSRPLFTGYVRTGNCLCLMFKRAAVSDDGQRLTVTLLTDSRQFERLMPAVSDYPVSALAGPKARFIARSVESEKRFGALSSSFLQEAVANGAGEGIYRGVTLEGFENYTAFSRSERTGWTAHVALGSDYIDNPARRFLASLVAAALLSLLLAGLLIAFALRQMVEARRVAERMQQAQKMEALGQLTGGLAHDFNNLLTPVIGVLDQLTRRDSLDERGKKLATGALTAAQRAAKLTQQLLAFSRRQRLTVGPVAVDILLANISGLVERTMSGKHRFTIEADPDAGCVRSDLTQLELALLNLAINARDAAPDGCPIILRVTREAAAEPGGQEFVRFAMIDRGSGMDEETRLRALEPFFTTKPTGRGTGLGLAQVFGVVEQSGGTVDIESVVGEGTVVTLRLPACAPGDEMAVRAATEAAGDRPPSPLRLLVVDDEPDVRATLAQMLSEAGHSVDSVSNAKSALAALRHEKFDLVVSDYLMPEMNGAELIAQARQLWPEQPFLVVSGYSDSDELARSCPNAIRLEKPFTGAQLMVGVERALDA, encoded by the coding sequence GTGGCATCGGCGCTGGTGCCACTGGTGCTATTCGCCATCTTCCAGGTTGGGTTCGCCGCGCGCGAGCAGCGCCGGACCGTGGAGGCGAGCGCGCTGAGCGTTGCCGACAAGCTGATTCTGGCCGCGGACGTCGAGACGGTACGCTATGGCGCGCTACTGGACGCGCTTGCGACCTCACGCGCCTTGCGGGAGCGCAACTGGGATCGGTTGGCGCAGCGTTTTGGTGAGTTCCAGGCGCTCAATCCCGACCTTCGCGGAATCGCGGTCGAGGACTCGGCGGGGGCGGGCGTTGCGAGCATCGGCCTGCCAATCGTGCGGTCGCTGTCGGTCGCGGACGGGACGCCGAACAGCAGGCCGCTGTTCACCGGCTATGTGCGGACCGGCAATTGCCTGTGCCTGATGTTCAAGCGGGCCGCCGTGTCCGACGATGGCCAGCGGCTGACCGTCACCCTGCTCACCGACAGCCGCCAGTTCGAACGCCTGATGCCGGCCGTCAGCGACTATCCGGTGAGCGCGCTGGCCGGTCCAAAGGCCCGCTTCATCGCCCGTTCGGTAGAGAGTGAGAAACGGTTCGGAGCCCTGTCCTCCTCCTTCCTGCAGGAAGCGGTGGCAAACGGCGCGGGAGAGGGCATCTACCGCGGCGTGACCCTTGAAGGGTTTGAGAATTACACTGCCTTTTCGCGCTCCGAGCGGACGGGCTGGACCGCGCATGTGGCGCTCGGGTCGGATTATATCGACAATCCGGCGCGACGGTTCCTGGCGTCCCTGGTGGCGGCAGCTTTGCTGTCGCTGCTGCTGGCGGGATTGCTCATTGCCTTCGCGCTGCGCCAAATGGTCGAGGCGCGGCGGGTCGCCGAGCGGATGCAGCAGGCGCAGAAGATGGAGGCGCTGGGGCAGCTGACCGGCGGCCTGGCGCATGATTTCAACAACCTGCTGACCCCGGTGATCGGCGTCCTCGACCAGTTGACCCGCCGCGACAGCCTGGACGAGCGCGGCAAGAAGCTGGCGACGGGTGCGCTGACGGCGGCGCAGCGGGCGGCCAAGCTGACCCAGCAGTTGCTGGCTTTCTCCCGCCGCCAGCGGCTGACCGTGGGGCCGGTCGCAGTCGACATCTTGCTTGCCAACATATCGGGGCTGGTCGAGCGCACGATGAGCGGCAAGCATCGCTTCACGATCGAAGCCGATCCCGATGCCGGGTGCGTTCGAAGCGACCTGACGCAACTCGAACTGGCGCTACTCAACCTTGCGATCAATGCGCGCGATGCGGCACCCGACGGCTGTCCGATCATCCTGAGGGTCACGAGGGAAGCGGCCGCCGAGCCCGGCGGACAGGAATTCGTGCGCTTCGCGATGATCGACCGGGGCAGCGGCATGGACGAGGAAACCCGGCTGCGCGCGCTGGAGCCGTTCTTCACCACCAAGCCCACCGGGCGCGGCACCGGACTCGGCCTGGCGCAGGTATTTGGCGTGGTCGAGCAATCGGGCGGAACGGTCGACATCGAATCGGTGGTCGGCGAAGGCACGGTGGTGACGCTTCGGCTGCCGGCTTGCGCGCCGGGCGATGAAATGGCGGTACGTGCGGCGACCGAGGCGGCGGGGGACAGGCCGCCAAGCCCCCTGCGCCTGCTGGTCGTCGACGACGAGCCGGACGTCCGCGCGACGCTTGCCCAGATGCTGAGCGAAGCCGGGCATTCGGTGGATTCGGTGTCCAATGCCAAGAGCGCGCTGGCGGCCCTGCGCCACGAGAAGTTCGACCTCGTGGTGTCGGACTATCTGATGCCGGAGATGAACGGCGCGGAGCTGATCGCGCAGGCGCGCCAGCTGTGGCCGGAACAGCCCTTCCTCGTGGTGAGCGGCTATTCGGACAGCGACGAACTGGCGCGAAGCTGCCCGAATGCGATCCGGCTCGAGAAGCCGTTCACCGGTGCGCAGCTGATGGTCGGGGTAGAGCGGGCGCTGGACGCCTGA
- a CDS encoding VOC family protein produces the protein MTVVGMGGYFFRAKDPAALKAWYRDHLGVGGGCGTDAAGQTNEWLWQTQGGPMVFEPFKADSDYFAADKQAMINLRVTALDALVARLEAAGVEVMVKEEWNAMPEVGRFARVHDPEGNPIELWQPANMA, from the coding sequence ATGACGGTGGTCGGCATGGGCGGATACTTCTTCCGGGCGAAAGACCCCGCCGCGCTCAAGGCCTGGTATCGCGATCACCTCGGCGTCGGCGGCGGCTGCGGCACCGATGCCGCGGGCCAGACCAATGAATGGCTGTGGCAGACGCAGGGCGGGCCAATGGTGTTCGAACCGTTCAAGGCCGACAGCGACTATTTCGCGGCCGACAAGCAGGCGATGATCAACCTGCGCGTGACCGCTCTCGACGCCCTGGTCGCGAGGCTCGAGGCCGCGGGGGTGGAGGTGATGGTCAAGGAAGAATGGAACGCCATGCCCGAAGTCGGCCGCTTCGCCCGTGTCCACGATCCCGAAGGCAATCCGATCGAGCTGTGGCAGCCTGCGAACATGGCCTGA
- a CDS encoding ABC-F family ATP-binding cassette domain-containing protein has protein sequence MAPPILSFEDLGLVQGEGWLFRHLDVHVGPRDRLALIGRNGAGKTTLLKCLAGVIDTDEGKRSVVPGRRIVLLEQDPPMTGHATLEEWVLSGADAPQPHEAAAIADQLGIDLGRPTATASGGERRRAAIVRALAQEPDLLFLDEPTNHLDLAAIDWLESWLNRFQGAFIVISHDRTFLTRLTKSCLWLDRGQIRRAEVGFGGFEAWTERVYAEEERAAQKLDAKLAIELHWLQRGVTARRRRNQGRLAKLGEMREARAAMIGGPGVSKLGLAKDDAKTKTVIDAEKVVKRFGDRTVIKDFTLRIQRGDRIGIVGANGAGKTTLLKLLTGELAPDEGKIVQAKTLNGIVIDQQRKLMSPEKKVRDVLADGGDWIEVRGVKKHIKGYLKEFLFSPELTEAPVGSLSGGERSRLLLAREFARASNLLVLDEPTNDLDLETLDLLQEVIADYEGTVLIVSHDRDFLDRTVTVTLGLDGSGKVDVVAGGYEDWAKRRVPAKAVAAPRKKVDEAPRPAAPARKLSFKDQRDLDRLPGEIETLEAAIKADEAALADPDLYTRDPKRFAALMASIDRKRSDKEAAELRWLEVAEMAEGLA, from the coding sequence ATGGCTCCTCCCATCCTGTCGTTCGAAGATCTTGGCCTGGTGCAAGGCGAAGGCTGGCTGTTCCGCCACCTCGACGTGCATGTCGGCCCGCGCGACCGGCTGGCGCTGATCGGCCGCAACGGGGCGGGCAAGACCACGCTGCTGAAGTGCCTGGCCGGGGTGATCGACACCGACGAGGGCAAGCGCAGCGTCGTTCCGGGGCGCAGGATCGTGCTGCTGGAGCAGGACCCGCCGATGACCGGCCATGCGACGCTGGAGGAGTGGGTGCTGAGCGGCGCCGATGCCCCGCAGCCGCACGAGGCGGCAGCCATCGCCGACCAGCTGGGGATCGACCTCGGCCGTCCGACCGCGACCGCGAGCGGGGGTGAGCGGCGGCGGGCAGCGATCGTCCGCGCGCTGGCGCAGGAGCCGGACCTCTTGTTCCTCGACGAGCCGACCAATCACCTCGACCTTGCCGCGATCGACTGGCTGGAAAGCTGGCTGAACCGCTTCCAGGGAGCGTTCATCGTGATCAGCCACGACCGGACCTTCCTGACCCGCCTGACCAAGAGCTGCCTGTGGCTCGACCGCGGGCAGATCCGGCGCGCGGAAGTGGGCTTCGGCGGATTCGAGGCGTGGACCGAGCGGGTCTATGCCGAGGAGGAAAGGGCGGCGCAGAAGCTGGACGCCAAGCTGGCGATCGAGCTCCACTGGCTCCAGCGCGGGGTGACCGCGCGGCGGCGGCGCAACCAGGGGCGTCTGGCGAAGCTGGGCGAGATGCGCGAGGCGCGCGCGGCGATGATCGGCGGGCCGGGGGTGTCGAAGCTGGGCCTCGCCAAGGACGACGCCAAGACCAAGACCGTGATCGACGCCGAGAAGGTCGTGAAGCGCTTCGGCGATCGCACCGTGATCAAGGACTTCACCCTGCGCATTCAGCGTGGTGACCGGATCGGCATCGTCGGGGCCAACGGGGCGGGCAAGACGACCTTGCTCAAGCTGCTGACCGGCGAGCTGGCGCCCGACGAAGGCAAGATCGTTCAGGCCAAGACCCTGAACGGGATCGTGATCGACCAGCAGCGCAAGCTGATGAGCCCGGAAAAGAAGGTCCGCGACGTGCTTGCGGACGGCGGCGACTGGATCGAGGTGCGCGGCGTCAAGAAGCACATCAAGGGCTATCTCAAGGAATTCCTGTTCAGCCCCGAGCTGACCGAAGCGCCGGTCGGATCGTTGAGCGGAGGCGAGCGATCGCGGCTTTTGCTTGCGCGCGAGTTCGCGCGGGCGTCGAACCTGCTGGTGCTGGACGAGCCGACCAACGACCTTGACCTCGAGACGCTCGACCTGCTGCAGGAGGTCATCGCGGATTATGAGGGCACGGTGCTGATCGTCAGCCACGACCGCGATTTCCTCGACCGCACGGTGACGGTGACGCTGGGTCTCGACGGATCGGGCAAGGTCGACGTGGTCGCCGGCGGCTACGAGGATTGGGCCAAGCGGCGCGTCCCCGCCAAGGCAGTCGCCGCGCCAAGGAAGAAAGTCGACGAAGCGCCAAGGCCCGCGGCTCCAGCCAGGAAACTGAGCTTCAAGGACCAGCGCGATCTCGACCGCCTGCCGGGCGAGATCGAGACGCTGGAGGCGGCGATCAAGGCCGACGAGGCAGCGCTCGCCGACCCCGACCTTTACACCCGCGACCCCAAGCGCTTCGCTGCGCTGATGGCGAGCATTGACCGCAAGCGCAGCGACAAGGAAGCGGCCGAGCTGCGCTGGCTTGAAGTCGCGGAAATGGCCGAGGGGCTGGCTTGA
- a CDS encoding response regulator transcription factor, whose product MRVLIVEDEPSLGRQLRSTLEGAGYAVDLATDGEDGHYLGQTESYDAVVLDLGLPEVDGLTVLDRWRKEGRRMPVLVLTARDSWSDKVAGLDAGADDYLAKPFQTEELIARLRALIRRASGNASSELNAGDIRLDTRSGKVTKDGEPVKLTAQEYKLLSYLMHHKGKVVSRTELIEHIYDQDFDRDSNTIEVFVTRIRKKLGPDVITTIRGLGYSLEEPA is encoded by the coding sequence ATGCGCGTCCTGATCGTCGAAGACGAACCCTCGCTCGGCCGCCAGCTCCGCTCGACGCTGGAAGGGGCCGGCTATGCGGTCGATCTCGCCACCGACGGCGAGGATGGCCATTATCTCGGCCAGACCGAAAGCTATGATGCGGTCGTGCTCGACCTCGGCCTGCCCGAGGTCGACGGCCTGACCGTGCTCGACCGCTGGCGCAAGGAAGGCCGCCGGATGCCGGTGCTGGTGCTGACCGCGCGCGACAGCTGGTCGGACAAGGTCGCCGGGCTCGACGCCGGGGCCGACGATTATCTCGCCAAGCCATTCCAGACCGAGGAGCTGATCGCCCGCCTGCGCGCGCTGATCCGCCGCGCCTCGGGCAATGCCTCTTCCGAACTCAACGCCGGTGACATTCGTCTCGACACCCGCTCGGGCAAGGTCACCAAGGACGGCGAACCGGTCAAGCTGACCGCGCAGGAATACAAGCTGCTCAGCTACCTTATGCACCACAAGGGCAAGGTGGTCAGCCGGACCGAGTTGATCGAGCATATCTACGACCAGGACTTCGACCGCGATTCCAACACCATCGAAGTGTTCGTGACGCGCATCCGCAAGAAGCTCGGACCCGACGTCATCACCACCATCCGCGGCCTCGGCTACAGCCTCGAGGAGCCTGCCTGA
- a CDS encoding EF-hand domain-containing protein — MIKQALFGLLVATSTAAVAQTTTQPATDPLSPAVPMTTPSGTTPATPATPATPADPATGTAATPATPATPATPATQAEAEATPPTDTAGIVAADWATYDTNKNKALSRTEFTKWVTTLQTTAGQKAPTKSYLDGAFKTADADKSGSVSQPELVKFLSS, encoded by the coding sequence ATGATCAAACAGGCCCTTTTCGGACTGCTAGTTGCCACTAGTACCGCCGCCGTGGCGCAGACCACGACCCAGCCGGCGACCGACCCGTTGAGCCCGGCCGTCCCGATGACGACCCCGAGCGGCACTACGCCGGCAACCCCGGCGACCCCCGCCACGCCGGCCGACCCGGCGACCGGCACTGCGGCAACTCCCGCTACGCCCGCCACTCCCGCCACTCCGGCGACGCAGGCCGAGGCTGAAGCAACCCCGCCAACCGACACCGCCGGGATCGTGGCTGCCGACTGGGCGACCTACGACACCAACAAGAACAAGGCGCTGAGCCGGACCGAATTCACCAAGTGGGTCACGACGCTGCAGACCACCGCCGGGCAGAAGGCGCCGACCAAATCGTACCTGGACGGTGCGTTCAAGACCGCTGACGCCGACAAGAGCGGCAGCGTCAGCCAGCCGGAACTGGTGAAGTTCCTCAGCTCGTAA
- a CDS encoding sensor histidine kinase — protein sequence MEHVVPAKGVPAAGAAGRRKRGTGSLTRRMIVIAAIWISILLAVGGFALNRLLTESLVRNFDESLELVLRSMIGTSELGTTGELKFSRPPADQRFIESYSGSYFQITPLPDATGRTPDVADFPSRSLWDRRLAVDPKVSRLELFKYDSYQFSGEPLRIVERDVIIPGSEIKWRFQVAQSRENLDSQLKELRTTLTWSFAVLGLGLVMLAALQTFYGLWPLRRVRHEVVAIRSGAKTRISDDFPDEIQPLTQEINQLLAHNEEQAEEARRHAGNLAHALKTPLTVITNAATARDPELHDTVCREATTMRRQVDHHLARARAIGRRASAQARAPVWESLQAVQRAVTRIHEGATVDIAGDKGCQVRVERQDLDEMLGNLVENAAKYGSGRVFVTVEKSAPFVDILIEDDGPGIPEEQRTELFTRGKRLDTTGKPGTGLGLAIVRDVAEIYGGRIALEESEDLGGLLARLSLPLG from the coding sequence ATGGAGCATGTGGTCCCGGCGAAGGGCGTGCCCGCCGCCGGGGCTGCTGGCCGGCGCAAGCGCGGCACCGGCTCGCTGACGCGGCGGATGATCGTTATTGCCGCGATCTGGATCTCGATCCTGCTCGCGGTCGGCGGCTTCGCGCTTAACCGCCTGCTGACCGAAAGCCTGGTCCGCAACTTCGACGAAAGCCTGGAGCTGGTGCTTCGCTCGATGATCGGGACATCCGAACTGGGCACCACGGGTGAACTCAAGTTCAGTCGCCCGCCCGCCGACCAGCGATTCATCGAGAGCTATTCCGGCAGCTACTTCCAGATCACGCCCCTGCCCGACGCAACGGGTCGAACCCCGGACGTCGCCGACTTTCCGTCGCGCTCGCTGTGGGACCGTCGCCTGGCCGTCGATCCCAAGGTCTCGCGGCTGGAGCTGTTCAAATATGACAGTTACCAGTTTTCGGGCGAGCCGCTGCGCATCGTCGAGCGCGACGTCATCATCCCGGGAAGCGAGATCAAGTGGCGCTTCCAGGTGGCGCAAAGCCGCGAGAACCTCGATTCGCAGCTGAAGGAGCTTCGCACCACGCTGACCTGGAGCTTTGCGGTGCTCGGCCTTGGCCTCGTCATGCTGGCGGCGCTGCAGACCTTCTACGGCCTGTGGCCGCTGCGCCGGGTGCGGCACGAGGTGGTCGCCATCCGCTCGGGCGCCAAGACCCGTATTTCCGACGATTTCCCCGACGAGATCCAACCGCTGACGCAGGAGATCAACCAGCTCCTCGCCCACAACGAGGAGCAGGCGGAGGAGGCCCGCCGCCATGCCGGCAACCTCGCCCATGCGCTCAAGACCCCGCTGACCGTCATCACCAATGCCGCCACCGCCCGCGATCCCGAGCTTCACGACACCGTCTGCCGCGAGGCGACCACCATGCGCCGGCAGGTCGACCACCATCTCGCCCGCGCCCGTGCGATCGGCCGCCGCGCGTCTGCCCAGGCCCGCGCGCCGGTGTGGGAAAGCTTGCAGGCGGTGCAGCGCGCGGTGACCCGGATACACGAAGGCGCGACCGTGGACATCGCCGGCGACAAGGGCTGCCAGGTTCGGGTCGAGCGCCAGGATCTCGACGAAATGCTCGGCAACCTGGTCGAGAATGCCGCAAAATACGGGTCCGGACGGGTGTTCGTGACGGTGGAGAAGTCCGCTCCGTTCGTCGACATCCTGATCGAGGATGACGGCCCAGGCATCCCCGAGGAACAGCGCACCGAATTGTTCACCCGCGGCAAGCGCCTCGACACCACCGGCAAGCCCGGGACCGGCCTCGGCCTCGCCATCGTCCGCGACGTGGCGGAAATCTATGGCGGACGTATCGCGCTGGAGGAGAGTGAGGACCTTGGCGGCCTTCTGGCGCGGCTCAGCCTGCCGCTCGGTTGA